The DNA sequence GTCTGCGAAACTGAACGCAGCGGCTGGATCACGTCCTCCGCGCTTTGCCTACGATGGGGTTATTGAACAATCGCGCGGGCTGATTACGGGCGCGCCGTTCGAAGGTGAGGGTGATAGCCCGGTTTGGACCGACGTACAGAAGAAAGTCGATGCCTTGCTCGAGGCTGGAACAATTGACCAGGCGAAAGCGGATACATTGAAAGAAGGTTCACGCAGGGCGTTGGTTGAGAAGTGGGGACCGGCTTACCAGGCGTTGATCAGCTGGTTCGAAAAGGATCGCCCAAATAGCGACGAAATCGCAACCGGTGTCGGCAAGAACCCCAACGGTCAGGCCTACTACGCCAATCAACTTGCTAATTCTACAACAACGACCATGACTCCGGACGAAGTCCACCAGCTCGGCCTGAATGAAGTGGCCCGCATTAAGGGTGAGATGGAAGCCATTAAAAAAAGGGTTGGCTTTGTCGGTTCGCTGCAGGAGTTTTTTAATTTCGTCCGTGAGGATAAACAGTTTTATTTTCCAAACACAGATGAGGGACGGCAGGCATATATTAATACCGCGACCGCACATCTCGACCATATCGAAACGAAAGTGCCGGACTATTTCGGCATCCTGCCGAAAGCAGATCTCGTCGTAAAACGCGTTGAGGCATTCCGTGAGCAACCGGGCGCAGCACAACACTATTCCCCTGGCACACCTGACGGATCACGGTCCGGTGTCTATTACGCCCACCTGATTGACATGGGGGCGATGCCGATCCCTCAGTTGGAAGTCATCGCCTACCACGAGGGTCTCCCCGGTCATCACATGCAGATCTCGATTGCGCAGGAACTGACCGGTGTACCGAAATTCAGGAGACAGGCACAATTTACCGCTTATGGGGAAGGGTGGGGTCTTTACTCGGAACTGTTGGCCAAGGAGATGGGCGCTTACGAAGATCCATATTCTGACTTCGGGCGTCTGACCACGGAGATCTGGCGCGCCATCCGTCTGGTCGTCGATACGGGCGTTCATTTCAAAGGCTGGACCGAGGAAGAGGCCGTAGCCTATTTCAAGAATAATTCACCAGCAGCTGAAGGTCAGATCCGTTCCGAAGTGCGGCGTTATATCGTCTGGCCGGGACAAGCGACCGCCTACAAAGTAGGAATGCTCAAGATCCTCGATCTACGAACAAACGCCCAAGCCAAACTGGGTGACAAGTTCGACATCAAGAGCTTTCATGATACGGTGCTGAGTGGCGGAATGATGCCGTTGGATATCCTCGAGCAGCGCGTGGATGAATGGGTTGTAAGCGTTCTGGCCGAATAGGAAAAGAAGTGCGGATCTGTTCATTTGGTTATACCTCCATTTCTTCGGTTATTAAGTATCCAATTACCTTGGTGAACATCCAGCACCACTAAGACTTCTTAATCTCGCGAAGGAAAGGAGTATTCGTAAGCTACACTGCCATCGACGCGGTGGTGCCTGAAGGTGAGTTGAGGATTATCGTTTCCCGGATTGATTTCAGCGCTTAGGAATCCTCCGATGATAGCGAGGTACTGGTGCTCTTTAGTTCTTTGACCCAGGCTGAAGCCGTCCGCGTGTGCATCGGAGGTAGCGCCGGATGAGAATTCGTGCACGCCGGTTTCGTCATCGATGCTGTGGTATTGCCAGTGACGGTCGCCGGAGACGACGATCACATTGTTTTCGGCGCAAAATTTTCGGATCTCGTTCCCTTCGTGACTCCAGTTGGCATTCGCGTGATTATCACGCTTATTAGGTTTGTCGGGACCGACGATGGGCGTAGGTGAGAACAACACCTTGAACGGAGCGTCGGAGGCGAGAACCTCTTCCTTGAACCACGCCTTTTGTTCTGCTCCCCAAATGCTTTTGTCTTCACTATCCGGCATGTCATTGGAACTGCGGAAATCTCGGCCTTCGACGATCCAGAATTGTAGGTCTTTACTCCAGCGACGACTGCGATAAGTGGGTTGCCCGATGGGGACTTGCTCGCGGAAAATGGAAAGCCCTTTTACCCAGGTGAGTTCTCCAACGTGCATCCCAGGTTCGCTGTCATTGGTGACTGTGTCATGGTCGTCCTTGATGAAGAAACTCGGTATGCGTTGATGGAAATTTACGATATCCGAACAGCCATACCAGCGGTTCCAATGAAATCGTGCCAGGGCAGGGGTGCGGGCATCCACGTCTCCTCCGGTGCTTCCCTTGTCGTAGTAGACGATGTCACCGAGGTGAACGAAGAATGCGGGATCCAGTTCCTGCATTTGGTCATAAATCTGTAGACCGGCGGTGTCCTTGTCGCGCGTCTTCCAACTTTGGCAGGTGGCAACTACGAAACGGAGAGGCTCGCTAACAGTGGAACCTGGAGCTGTTCGAAAAGTGCCCGAAATGGCCTGCCCAAGGGTGCCTTGAACGGAACGGCTTTCGATTTTTAGTTCATAGCTTTGATCCGGCTTCAGATTCTCGAGCATCAGCTGGCGGGTAAAATCACGGTTCGAATCGACCGCCAACCAATCGGTCTGGGC is a window from the Verrucomicrobiota bacterium genome containing:
- a CDS encoding alkaline phosphatase D family protein, with translation MTFRTVKFALFLIASISMAHAQPYFGNGIKIGETTDDSTMVWLRLTERTEPKWNGLKWLGEDDVNFDVGENGEKQFPEGAKLADMAGSLSGSPGSVRLSWWPERRPDSKAQTDWLAVDSNRDFTRQLMLENLKPDQSYELKIESRSVQGTLGQAISGTFRTAPGSTVSEPLRFVVATCQSWKTRDKDTAGLQIYDQMQELDPAFFVHLGDIVYYDKGSTGGDVDARTPALARFHWNRWYGCSDIVNFHQRIPSFFIKDDHDTVTNDSEPGMHVGELTWVKGLSIFREQVPIGQPTYRSRRWSKDLQFWIVEGRDFRSSNDMPDSEDKSIWGAEQKAWFKEEVLASDAPFKVLFSPTPIVGPDKPNKRDNHANANWSHEGNEIRKFCAENNVIVVSGDRHWQYHSIDDETGVHEFSSGATSDAHADGFSLGQRTKEHQYLAIIGGFLSAEINPGNDNPQLTFRHHRVDGSVAYEYSFPSRD
- a CDS encoding DUF885 domain-containing protein, whose protein sequence is MRLILVFLMATTALAVCGQQSMPTAEEIAAKTARINEWFDARFEEQLDFNHNRRTFLGDKKDYDKVTDFSEEAQDEQLEWHRLTVEALKTNFDRNKLTPEAKTSYDIWVYQYERAASANKFRRNQYVFTQMQGMQAFMAQFLIAFHKVDEASDMEAYIARIGGCARGLGQLLESAKLNAAAGSRPPRFAYDGVIEQSRGLITGAPFEGEGDSPVWTDVQKKVDALLEAGTIDQAKADTLKEGSRRALVEKWGPAYQALISWFEKDRPNSDEIATGVGKNPNGQAYYANQLANSTTTTMTPDEVHQLGLNEVARIKGEMEAIKKRVGFVGSLQEFFNFVREDKQFYFPNTDEGRQAYINTATAHLDHIETKVPDYFGILPKADLVVKRVEAFREQPGAAQHYSPGTPDGSRSGVYYAHLIDMGAMPIPQLEVIAYHEGLPGHHMQISIAQELTGVPKFRRQAQFTAYGEGWGLYSELLAKEMGAYEDPYSDFGRLTTEIWRAIRLVVDTGVHFKGWTEEEAVAYFKNNSPAAEGQIRSEVRRYIVWPGQATAYKVGMLKILDLRTNAQAKLGDKFDIKSFHDTVLSGGMMPLDILEQRVDEWVVSVLAE